From Oceanipulchritudo coccoides, the proteins below share one genomic window:
- a CDS encoding agmatinase family protein gives MSSKEEQIEQFDPNGVGRQGSLFGLPFTPETAEVVIIPVPWDVTVSYAAGTAGGPMGVLEASPQIDYFLPDIAEAWKIGIAMEDISTSWAERGAMLRDKVEPYIEALEAGADTAELAKEHAAMLNEVELASEQLRDWLAHQSGKYLDAGKVVGVLGGDHSTPLGLMSALAVRHQEFGILQIDAHADLREAYEGFRYSHASIMTNALELPQVQRLVQVGVRDYCEAEHGKVVNSGGRIVSFHDQALKEEQFAGATWHDQCARIIEALPDKVYVSFDIDGLDPKLCPHTGTPVAGGFELEEALYLIKQVVKSGRKIIGFDLCEVGPGQDEWDGNVGARALYRLACWAGSPS, from the coding sequence ATGTCTTCAAAAGAAGAGCAAATTGAGCAGTTTGATCCCAACGGGGTAGGGCGGCAGGGATCCCTCTTTGGTCTGCCGTTCACTCCTGAGACGGCGGAAGTGGTCATCATTCCGGTGCCGTGGGACGTGACGGTCTCCTATGCGGCTGGCACGGCCGGTGGGCCGATGGGGGTACTGGAGGCTAGCCCGCAGATTGATTACTTTTTACCCGATATTGCGGAGGCGTGGAAGATTGGAATCGCGATGGAGGACATCTCGACCTCGTGGGCGGAACGTGGGGCCATGCTACGCGACAAGGTGGAACCTTATATTGAAGCGCTGGAGGCGGGGGCGGATACGGCTGAGCTGGCGAAGGAGCATGCCGCGATGCTGAATGAAGTGGAGCTGGCCAGTGAGCAGCTGCGTGATTGGCTGGCCCACCAATCTGGCAAGTATTTGGATGCCGGCAAGGTGGTCGGCGTTCTCGGCGGCGACCACAGCACACCGCTGGGGCTGATGAGTGCCTTGGCTGTGCGCCATCAGGAGTTTGGCATCTTGCAGATCGACGCGCATGCGGATCTGCGGGAGGCCTATGAAGGCTTTCGCTACTCGCATGCCTCGATCATGACCAACGCGCTGGAATTGCCGCAGGTCCAACGCCTCGTGCAGGTGGGCGTGCGGGATTATTGTGAAGCGGAGCACGGAAAGGTCGTCAACTCCGGCGGGCGTATTGTCTCCTTTCACGATCAAGCCCTGAAGGAAGAGCAATTTGCTGGAGCAACCTGGCATGACCAGTGCGCAAGGATTATCGAGGCGCTTCCCGACAAGGTCTACGTCAGTTTTGATATTGACGGGCTCGATCCGAAATTGTGCCCGCATACGGGAACGCCGGTCGCCGGTGGATTTGAATTGGAGGAAGCGCTTTACCTGATCAAACAGGTTGTGAAAAGCGGCAGGAAAATAATCGGTTTTGACCTGTGCGAAGTCGGCCCCGGGCAGGACGAGTGGGACGGCAACGTCGGAGCGCGCGCCCTTTACCGGCTTGCCTGCTGGGCGGGATCGCCGAGCTGA
- a CDS encoding ABC transporter ATP-binding protein, with translation MQYSRYFAIARNHRRLLVIGLCAGLVAGIASGFGVPFFVQRVFKNIFEDVETTYSLGYLIFVSSLLPGVFLVRGIAGYINQYFLQWTVQNVLLEVRQKLFEKLQILPIAYFERRQSGDLMAKLVGDTLQVQHAILLVARDAFVQPFTFLAGLGYLVYLAFEQKQMGFLIAMVVVAPLMVAPVSYVGRKLRRRSRSLQNTLGELTDVMAENLRGVVEVRSFNLQERERTRFTEKLKDYNRFAMKMAKYYHMTQPFMELLAVCMVSIAFIYSYQKGIGFSSFAAMGAALFFTVDAIKRVIKMLNGLQKTSGSFSRIETVLAEEETVRDVEEPTDLLNPVGNLQFENVHFSYHDSAESPDLHIDQLEIPHGTICALVGPSGAGKSTFAKLIPRFYDPQSGHIRFDGTDIRTLRKQDLRSCIAFVPQAPVLFNGTVRDNIHLARPSATADEVVDAARQAHAEEFILSLPNGYDSVVGENAVRLSGGQRQRLALARAFLKNAPVLILDEATSALDAESEIKIQDALKKLAKNRTILIIAHRFATISLADTVLLFEKGKIRCRGDFDTVMKDDLFRRLYEIQLGDPAQQASR, from the coding sequence ATGCAGTATTCACGCTACTTTGCCATCGCCCGTAATCATCGGCGGCTCCTCGTCATCGGACTCTGTGCAGGACTTGTCGCGGGTATTGCCAGCGGTTTCGGAGTCCCGTTCTTTGTCCAGCGAGTCTTCAAGAACATCTTTGAGGATGTGGAAACAACCTACTCCCTGGGATACCTGATTTTTGTCTCCAGCTTGTTACCCGGCGTCTTTCTCGTGCGTGGGATTGCCGGTTACATCAACCAGTACTTTCTCCAGTGGACGGTCCAGAATGTCCTTCTTGAAGTGCGTCAGAAGCTTTTTGAGAAGCTGCAAATTCTCCCTATCGCCTACTTTGAGCGGCGCCAGTCGGGTGATCTCATGGCTAAACTGGTCGGTGATACGCTGCAGGTACAGCACGCGATTCTGCTGGTTGCGCGGGATGCCTTTGTCCAGCCGTTCACCTTTCTCGCAGGTCTGGGGTATCTTGTATACCTGGCCTTTGAGCAAAAGCAGATGGGGTTCCTCATCGCCATGGTGGTGGTGGCACCGCTCATGGTGGCACCGGTAAGTTATGTCGGCCGCAAGCTGCGCAGGCGTTCCCGTTCCCTCCAGAACACGCTCGGCGAGCTCACCGACGTGATGGCGGAAAATCTACGCGGCGTTGTCGAGGTAAGGTCGTTCAATCTTCAGGAGCGGGAACGGACTCGCTTCACGGAGAAGCTGAAAGACTACAACCGCTTTGCCATGAAGATGGCCAAGTACTATCACATGACGCAGCCGTTCATGGAATTGCTGGCGGTCTGCATGGTCTCGATCGCCTTTATTTATTCCTATCAGAAAGGAATTGGATTCTCGTCCTTCGCGGCCATGGGTGCCGCCCTGTTCTTCACCGTGGACGCCATCAAGCGCGTCATCAAGATGCTGAACGGCCTGCAGAAAACGAGCGGGTCCTTCAGTCGTATCGAGACAGTCCTTGCCGAGGAGGAAACGGTACGCGATGTCGAGGAACCGACAGATCTGCTCAACCCGGTCGGCAACCTGCAGTTCGAAAACGTGCACTTCAGTTATCACGACTCGGCCGAATCCCCGGACTTGCACATTGATCAACTGGAGATTCCCCACGGCACGATCTGCGCCCTTGTCGGGCCAAGCGGCGCCGGCAAGTCGACCTTTGCCAAGTTGATCCCACGCTTTTACGACCCGCAGTCCGGACATATCCGCTTTGACGGGACGGACATCCGGACACTGCGCAAGCAGGACTTGAGAAGCTGTATCGCCTTTGTGCCCCAGGCGCCCGTCCTTTTCAACGGAACTGTACGCGACAATATCCATCTCGCGCGGCCATCGGCCACTGCTGATGAGGTCGTCGATGCCGCCCGGCAAGCCCATGCGGAAGAATTCATTTTGTCATTACCAAATGGATACGATTCTGTTGTGGGGGAAAACGCGGTTCGCCTCAGCGGTGGACAACGGCAAAGGCTCGCACTGGCCCGCGCTTTCCTGAAGAATGCCCCGGTCCTCATTCTAGACGAGGCCACCTCGGCCCTCGACGCGGAAAGCGAGATCAAGATTCAGGACGCCCTGAAGAAATTGGCCAAGAACCGGACCATCCTGATCATTGCCCATCGCTTTGCCACGATCAGCCTTGCCGATACCGTGTTGCTGTTCGAAAAAGGAAAGATCCGTTGTAGGGGCGATTTCGATACAGTCATGAAGGATGACCTGTTCCGCCGGCTCTACGAGATTCAGCTCGGCGATCCCGCCCAGCAGGCAAGCCGGTAA
- a CDS encoding lysophospholipid acyltransferase family protein, which yields MPHNTSTSLWRPGNLLAAFGVLLMKGSARLPLSWSRGIGKFIGSVVAIIFPYRRHVALTNLRLCLPELTEKERKDLLFRHYQSMGIGLFELAAAWYKPVEKLEEWSTVTGLEHLEAVAESGRGALLLTAHFTTLEISGRLLLNKRPFSCLYRRPDQPVIAKAMTEARKSRMNRVIHWNETNDLIRALRDGEFIWYAPDQGKRMKYSAILPFFGVPAVTNTATGRLARLGKAAIVPFLGYRDAKGHYHVEIYPELKDIPSEDPDADAVKINQLIESFIRKAPDQYFWLHRRFKKRGAGFEDVYAKSGRGK from the coding sequence ATGCCCCACAACACTTCAACCTCGCTCTGGCGGCCGGGAAACCTGCTTGCCGCGTTCGGTGTCCTTCTGATGAAGGGCAGCGCACGCCTGCCTTTGTCGTGGAGCCGGGGCATCGGCAAATTCATCGGAAGCGTGGTGGCGATCATTTTTCCCTACCGTCGGCATGTTGCCCTGACAAATCTGCGCTTGTGCCTCCCGGAGCTGACCGAAAAGGAGCGGAAAGACCTGCTATTCCGGCATTATCAGTCGATGGGAATAGGACTTTTCGAGTTGGCCGCAGCCTGGTACAAACCGGTGGAAAAGCTCGAGGAATGGTCCACCGTGACCGGATTGGAGCACTTGGAGGCGGTGGCCGAGTCCGGACGAGGGGCCCTGCTCCTGACTGCTCATTTTACAACGCTCGAAATTAGCGGGAGGCTCCTGCTCAACAAACGCCCGTTCAGCTGCCTTTACCGGAGGCCTGATCAGCCGGTAATCGCCAAGGCGATGACCGAGGCGCGCAAAAGCCGCATGAACCGGGTCATCCACTGGAATGAAACCAACGACCTGATCCGGGCCTTGCGAGACGGGGAATTCATCTGGTATGCGCCCGATCAGGGCAAGCGCATGAAATACAGTGCCATTCTGCCATTCTTCGGCGTACCGGCAGTGACAAATACGGCCACTGGACGGCTGGCCCGGCTCGGGAAGGCGGCGATTGTGCCTTTCCTAGGCTATCGCGACGCGAAGGGCCATTACCACGTGGAGATCTATCCGGAATTAAAAGACATCCCTTCCGAGGATCCGGATGCCGATGCGGTGAAGATTAATCAATTGATCGAATCCTTTATCCGAAAGGCCCCCGACCAGTATTTCTGGCTACACAGGCGTTTCAAGAAGCGCGGGGCGGGATTTGAGGACGTGTACGCCAAGTCAGGCCGCGGAAAATGA
- a CDS encoding lysophospholipid acyltransferase family protein, which produces MNTIPKPESPPYGDCEIGPFKPGFFSKSFPTATFYTRVARTVLKASWMARKGVYDDFEWYRSSMMVHKAFEKAGTQVSIKGTEHLAKLDSPCVIIGNHMSTAETFLLPAIITPFRRVTFVVKQGLVEYPIFKHVMRSRDPIVVGRVNAREDLKAVLDGGKERLANNISLVIFPQRTRSPIFDPASFNTIGVKLAKRAGVPVIPLALKTDAWTNGKRLKDYGRFYPDRPVHLEFGAPLPVENNDREVHEAVIDFIQVRLKQWNSA; this is translated from the coding sequence ATGAACACAATTCCCAAGCCAGAATCCCCCCCGTATGGTGATTGCGAAATCGGGCCCTTCAAACCGGGCTTCTTTTCCAAGTCATTCCCGACGGCCACTTTCTACACCCGCGTTGCCCGGACAGTGCTCAAGGCGAGCTGGATGGCCCGCAAAGGGGTTTATGATGATTTTGAGTGGTATCGCTCCAGCATGATGGTGCACAAAGCCTTTGAGAAAGCCGGAACGCAGGTTTCCATCAAGGGGACAGAGCATCTGGCGAAGTTGGATAGTCCATGCGTGATCATCGGCAACCATATGAGTACAGCGGAGACATTTCTCCTCCCGGCCATTATCACTCCATTTCGCCGTGTCACCTTTGTCGTCAAACAGGGACTGGTGGAATACCCGATCTTCAAGCATGTGATGCGTTCGCGTGATCCAATCGTTGTCGGCCGGGTGAACGCCCGCGAGGATCTGAAAGCGGTCTTAGACGGAGGCAAGGAACGGTTGGCCAACAACATCTCCCTGGTCATCTTTCCCCAGCGGACGAGGTCACCCATTTTTGACCCGGCCTCCTTCAACACGATCGGGGTCAAGCTGGCCAAGCGGGCCGGGGTTCCCGTGATCCCGCTTGCCCTGAAGACAGATGCCTGGACCAATGGGAAGCGGCTCAAGGATTATGGCAGGTTCTATCCCGATCGTCCGGTCCATCTGGAATTCGGGGCTCCCTTGCCCGTTGAAAACAACGACCGTGAGGTCCATGAAGCGGTGATTGATTTCATTCAAGTCCGTCTCAAACAATGGAATAGCGCCTGA
- the serS gene encoding serine--tRNA ligase has product MLDLRFFRENQETIRAGIARKKFSCDLDVVMELDERRRTIIRDAEEKRAAQKAANAEMAKLDKGSDAFKAKLEEMRGLAQQVKALQSQQAEVETEWDAAYLAVPNIPDPSVPDGESEDDNVVFHSHGDVEAVSPDAAPHYDISWFSHYVDLERGTKITGAGWPVFRGQMARLVRSLLDFFLEENTRAGFEEIHPPLCVNPASAMATGALPDKEGQMYHVLEDNLYLIPTAEVPVTNFYRDEVVSTDSLPLKACAYSPCFRREAGSYGKDVRGLNRVHQFDKVELVEWVHPEKGAEALEELREHIQMLVEKLGLPYRTLLMCSKDIGFPHAKQYDVEVWAGGQKRWLEVSSASWFTDFQARRANIRFRDENGKLQVVHTLNGSGLAIPRVLAAILENNLQADGSVLLPDALVPHFGSDRLTPPGA; this is encoded by the coding sequence ATGTTGGATTTAAGATTTTTCCGTGAGAATCAGGAAACAATTCGTGCAGGTATTGCCCGGAAGAAGTTTTCCTGTGACCTCGATGTGGTCATGGAGCTGGATGAACGCCGGCGGACCATTATTCGTGATGCTGAGGAAAAGCGAGCAGCCCAGAAGGCGGCCAATGCCGAAATGGCCAAGCTCGACAAGGGGTCCGACGCCTTCAAGGCCAAGCTCGAGGAAATGCGCGGACTGGCCCAGCAGGTAAAGGCCTTGCAGTCCCAGCAGGCGGAAGTGGAGACCGAATGGGACGCAGCGTACCTCGCTGTTCCCAATATTCCGGATCCTTCCGTCCCCGATGGGGAATCCGAAGACGACAACGTCGTCTTTCATTCGCACGGCGATGTTGAGGCGGTGTCCCCGGATGCGGCGCCTCACTACGACATTTCATGGTTTTCGCACTATGTGGATCTTGAACGTGGTACCAAGATCACGGGTGCCGGGTGGCCGGTTTTCCGTGGCCAGATGGCCCGTCTGGTCCGCAGCTTGCTCGATTTCTTCCTAGAGGAAAATACCCGTGCGGGATTTGAGGAAATTCATCCGCCGCTGTGCGTGAATCCCGCCAGTGCCATGGCTACGGGTGCGCTCCCCGACAAGGAAGGGCAAATGTATCACGTCCTTGAGGATAACCTTTACCTGATCCCGACCGCGGAGGTTCCTGTGACCAACTTCTATCGCGATGAGGTTGTCTCAACCGATTCGCTCCCCTTGAAGGCCTGCGCTTATTCGCCCTGCTTCCGGCGTGAAGCCGGCAGCTACGGGAAGGATGTCCGCGGGCTCAACCGGGTCCATCAGTTCGACAAGGTTGAACTCGTCGAATGGGTCCATCCGGAGAAAGGCGCGGAAGCCCTTGAGGAATTGCGCGAACATATCCAGATGCTGGTCGAAAAACTCGGTTTGCCGTACCGGACGCTCCTGATGTGCTCCAAGGACATTGGCTTTCCGCATGCCAAACAATACGATGTCGAAGTATGGGCAGGCGGCCAGAAGCGTTGGCTGGAAGTTTCCAGTGCGAGCTGGTTTACCGATTTCCAGGCCCGGCGGGCCAATATCCGCTTCCGCGACGAAAACGGCAAACTACAGGTGGTTCATACTCTTAATGGTTCCGGGCTCGCCATTCCTCGCGTTCTTGCCGCCATTCTCGAAAATAACCTTCAAGCCGACGGTAGCGTTTTGCTTCCCGATGCGCTGGTCCCGCATTTCGGGAGTGACCGCCTGACGCCTCCCGGGGCGTAG
- the tilS gene encoding tRNA lysidine(34) synthetase TilS, which yields MTAWKSLAARFAGEIGDLPLRQEALDYLKGIPSSQTVLVGCSGGADSIFLVLALLARLEDAGNRLQIVHFNHSLRGDASEEDEAFVSAFAREIGLPFHSSRAESPVPVDEHSLRALRYAWMSEVYKKVGAGALCLGHHADDLIESQLMALFSGSGPAGLAAPLPVKHFSGKQVRLRPLLALRRRQIEKLLRTVEAPWREDESNSDTAYTRNWIRHQLVPSLRTGFPQDIYAASAHTQTRMKESVEALDYVLDTFSLNFDDPLRIDLGPLAEQPRALVRRAIMSWWIRHHSERRLDTAILEGLLHAFCDGCQKASYSIGDHLVLAINSNWQLHLRPEQPELPRDWSGGANWSWSAGPLFLPDGSWLSAERVDWQNSPVPAYQQADPANEAYIAEWPSCIHVRQWEPGDRYQPLGAPGRRKLQDLFTDAKLRPEQKRTLPVLLNRQNEILWIPGFPPSEEARIQPHGNSALKLTYHRQ from the coding sequence ATGACAGCTTGGAAAAGTCTCGCCGCGCGTTTTGCCGGCGAAATCGGGGATCTGCCACTCAGGCAGGAGGCCCTTGATTACCTCAAAGGCATTCCTTCGTCACAGACCGTTCTCGTTGGGTGTTCCGGTGGGGCCGATTCGATATTTCTGGTTCTTGCCCTGCTGGCCCGGCTTGAGGATGCCGGAAATCGCCTCCAGATCGTGCATTTCAATCATTCATTGCGGGGGGATGCTTCCGAAGAGGACGAGGCCTTCGTCTCTGCTTTCGCCCGGGAGATCGGGCTGCCTTTCCACTCCAGTCGTGCTGAATCACCAGTCCCTGTGGATGAACACAGCCTTCGTGCCCTGCGATACGCCTGGATGAGTGAGGTTTACAAGAAAGTTGGGGCAGGGGCCCTCTGTCTTGGGCATCATGCTGACGACCTGATCGAATCCCAACTCATGGCCCTTTTTAGCGGATCGGGACCGGCTGGCCTTGCTGCCCCCCTTCCGGTTAAGCATTTCAGCGGTAAGCAAGTCCGTTTGCGGCCACTGCTTGCCCTGCGCCGCCGGCAAATCGAAAAACTTCTCCGGACCGTTGAAGCGCCCTGGCGCGAGGATGAGAGCAACAGCGACACGGCTTACACCCGTAATTGGATCCGACATCAATTAGTACCCAGTTTGCGCACAGGATTCCCACAGGATATCTACGCTGCCAGCGCCCATACGCAGACCCGCATGAAGGAGTCGGTTGAGGCGCTTGATTACGTTTTAGATACTTTCTCGCTGAATTTCGATGATCCCCTACGGATTGACCTCGGACCCTTGGCGGAACAGCCACGGGCGCTGGTCAGGCGGGCAATCATGTCCTGGTGGATCCGTCATCATTCCGAGCGGCGGCTCGATACGGCCATTCTTGAAGGCCTGCTGCATGCATTTTGTGATGGCTGCCAAAAGGCCAGTTATTCAATCGGGGATCACCTTGTCCTCGCCATCAATTCCAACTGGCAACTGCATTTGCGACCGGAGCAACCCGAGCTCCCGCGCGACTGGTCAGGTGGAGCCAATTGGTCATGGTCGGCCGGGCCCCTTTTCCTGCCTGATGGAAGCTGGCTCAGCGCGGAGCGGGTCGATTGGCAAAATTCTCCGGTTCCAGCATATCAGCAAGCTGACCCGGCTAATGAGGCATACATCGCTGAATGGCCGTCCTGCATACATGTTCGACAATGGGAACCGGGTGACCGCTATCAGCCACTGGGCGCACCCGGACGACGCAAACTGCAGGATCTGTTCACCGATGCAAAACTCCGGCCTGAACAAAAACGGACTTTGCCAGTCTTACTAAATAGGCAAAATGAAATTCTATGGATCCCCGGCTTTCCACCCAGCGAGGAAGCTCGGATTCAGCCTCATGGCAATTCTGCTCTGAAGTTGACTTACCATAGGCAATGA